GGTGTGCTTGTAGTCATCCTCCACTTCGCTTGAACTTTGCATCCTTCTCCATCAACTCATCTGTGTAGCCTACACAGTGTAGGCTCTTTTGGGCATGTGTCTCCTGGGACCTTTAAGTATTACTGAAATAATTACAAAGCCATGGCTTTATAAAGCACTGCTGAAGCTGAGATGCCTCTCAAACTTTAGCTTTCTGATGGTATCCCTCTGCTTTTCCTTGGCAGCACAGTGACTCTGACTCTGAACCAGAGTTTCCTTCCCTCTCACCATCCATTCCCAGTGCCATCCCTGTGACAGGAGAGTCCTACTGCAACTGTGAGAACCAGAATGAGACTCCCTACTGCTCCAGCCTGCATACTATCCATCGGGTGAAGGACTGCCAGTGCGGAGAAGAAGATGAGTGTAAGGAAGCAGCTTGTAAAGTGCTCTTGCTATTCCCCTGGGGTTTGAACTGTGTTGTTTTCTCTTTGCTTGTAACTTTTGGGATCCCATCCAGATAGAGGTAATGGTGCCCTGCTCATCTGTACAAAATGGTGAGGACCATTACTGCATTCTTAGAGTGGAAAATACAATGTGTTAATTTTGCATGGGTGCTGTTCATTCTGATGACATGCTCCATAGGGAAAATGGGAAGGTAATCAGTATATTATATCTTGTGTGATTCACTGGCTAAACTCTGAATATGCTAGTGCACCAGATCTTGCCTGTGGGGACCTGGTTTAAAATCCAGATTAGGCCATAAGAGAAACTGAACTTCATGGTTGCATCCCAGGGTGCGTCCACTCTGCTCTACTGTGAACTTCTGGGATGTAAATAGCAGTGCACACCAATGTGCTACACTTCATGTAACTCCCCCATGTGTATGCTGCAGGTACAAAGTAAATGATTCATAATTCACACTAATATAATCCAGTGTGCACTGCTGTTCACACACCCATAGGCTGAACTGTGGGATAGGGTATGTATGCTAACTTTGATCCTCATTACAATTCAGTACAATTAGAAAACTGGTAAGGTAGTAAGGAGTATAGCAGATGAGGCTTGCTGTGCATTAAGAGCTAGCTAAAATCTGGGTCTGTCCAGATGATGGGGGTTCATATATCAAGAATGAGAAGCCTGCACACTGCTTGGACTCTGGCTGTAATTTCATGAGCCTAAAGGAAATAAAGATGGGATTCTCAAAGATTCAAGGAAGCTCTAGAAGCGTCTTAAATTCTCATTCTCCCAGATTAGACCTCATCAGGTCATTTCCTGCCCATCTTTCAGAGTGACAATGCTGTGACTTTTGTGGTTTGTAATACAGAGTAATGCTGCCCTCAGTGTTTTATTTGTGGCCTGGCCTCTGGTCCAACTTCACATGATAACTGACAGCAGTAATGTACAGGATAGTCATATGTAATTGCAGTTACCTAAGACTAAGATGCTTACACATTTGAGCTTTGGTGTCACACCAAAACAAGAGCCACTGTTTGATGTTGGCAGACATGGTTAAGAAGGATGAACCACATTAACATGACATCCCTAGAATACAGCAAGAAGGTCTGGGGCATTAACAAGCTGAGTATTCAACAAACCCACCTTGCTGTTTAGCCTGCTAGACTATAAAAATGGTAAAGGCTGTTAAACTGTTACATTTCTGGATTTGTGCAGTCTCATATAGCCCTACCTCCTAAAAATGTTGTCTTCTTTCTCAACAGACTTTGAGTGGGTGTGGGATGACATGAATAAATCAACTGCAACACTCCTGACCTGTGACAACCGCAAAGTGAACTTCCACATGGAGTATAGCTGTGGCACTGCTGCTATCCGTGGGAACAAGGAGCTGGCAGAGGGCCAGCACTTCTGGGAGATCAAGATGACCTCTCCAGTCTATGGCACTGACATGGTATGTTGAACTGACTTATTTAGGAACAAACAGGTACACAGAGATACGTTTTTTCAACAGAACTGTACTTGATAGCACACCACCTCAATATCTCTGTGTACTTCATGAAAACTGGACTCCTCCCCAATTATCAGGCAGGGAAACTAACAGTTTAATGCTTGAAGGGGATCATTAATTAGCTCTGCTCTGGCCTGCGTAACATAGGCCATTCAGTTTCACTGTGATACTCCTATATTGAGCCTAAAAACTTAACTTTTCTGGTTCACTCTAATTGAAGTGACTCACTTGAGATCTCAGAGCCAGTTGTGATGTATAGGGGCCATATTCTGCCTCTCTATCTTCCCTTTTGTTACGTTGTTATTTGTAGGTCATCAGCTAAATTCCCTTTAAGCAGCCGCGCAGCTTCCTATTAAAGCCTCAAGCAGGGGCTcaaggctgcagcagggagagatgCTTCTCCCCAAGCCCTGAAGCTGCCACAGCTGCGGGAGAGGCatctctccctgccagccccagcaaggaactgctgcagctggggcaactctgtgctgggctggcagagaagtggccagcagcaagtGTGGCTTCTAAGGGGGAAGAGCCAGTCAAAGGGCTCCCCATgctgagcaccagctctgcactcTTGTTTactggttcctggccaataggagctgggggCAGCACTGAGTTAGTGCTGACTGGGTGAGAGCAGTGCACCTGGCAACCTTGTGCTGCCTTCCCAGTAGATGGACCTGCTGGCTTCTCCAGGGCGTAGTGCTGTGTCCTAGGATAGGCAGGCACCAGACTGCTTGTCTTAGTGCCACTGACCAAGAGCTTCCAATGTAAACCCAAGCCCCAACCCCCACCTTGAGCCCTCCTAAAGCCAGAGCTGCTTCTTGCACCCCAAAATCTCATTCCCGGCCCCACCCAAAGCTCACTCTCCCAGCCTAGAGCCTGTATTGCCTCCTATACCCCAgcccaaagcccctccccaaacctggagcccttCCTACACCACAACCCCCCTGCCTCAACCTGCAGTCCCCTCCTGTATTCTGAATCCCTTGGCCTTAACCCCTCAGTCTggagccctctcctgcatcctaaGCCACTTATCCTCAGCCCCCTGCAAGAGcccacaccctcccccctcagccaacTGCCTGCCCTACCCTGGAACCCCCCCACAACCTCCATATAGAGCCCTCATCCCAACCCCTTGGCTCCACCCAAACTACACACTGTGTGCATaatgacttttgttatgtgcaccaacatgGAGGTGATATATCACATAGCAAAAGTCATTCTGCACATTGACACAAAAAATGTGAGGGAACACTGGTTCACCAGCGGTGATCTAAGCATGACAAAATAGAGAGATGGGCCCAGCTGCACAGTGCATGAAATGACAGAAATGTAGAGAAACTCCCGATTCCTACCCAGTCAGAGATGCACGGTTTTCTGACTAATCCTAGCATATGATGAATGCTGGAACAGCATTGGACAGTTTAGATAAAAAAGCTACTATTTAGCTAACAATCACCATTTTTCTTCCCCTGTTGGAGTTCTGACTCTTTTGTTGTGACCATCCCCTGCTTTGCCTGCTTCTATCAGAGAAATAGTAAATTTCTAGAATGCAGGACTAAAGCTGTAACTTGCCCAGAACTTTTTATGGACGCTGTTGGGACATGCTAATAAAAGTAGCCGAGGGAGAGACCAAAATGGCTATGATGCGCTTAAAGCCCTGAGTGGTTCCATGGCAGAAACTAGGACCTTATGTTCTCCTTTGGCATGGGCTACCTCCATCCAGATGGTGGGAATTGGGACTTCAGATGTGAATCTCGACAAGTACCGCCACACATTCTGTAGCCTGCTGGGCAAGGATGAagacagctggggactctcctACACAGGtaatgtaggggtgtgtgtggggggggggagctccctcTAGTGTTTATGGGAAAGGTTCGTGGCTATGAGGAAACCTAATCCTAGCAATTGTGGAAGTGCTTTCATGGATGGGATTTATACTGAAATGATCACCTGGACTGTGAATTTGCTCTGATATTCCTGATGGACTTCAGCTGAAactgctgcccacagccagccttCTGTTGGAGTGGTGGAGAAGATCCATGCCTATTGCCAGTGTTGCTGTATTTCCCATCAGGATTGCATCTGTCATTTAAAACATCTTTTATCTAGTGAAGTAACTCACTTAACAGGGTACATAGTCTAACCTAGAGGCTGAACTTTGTCCATGTCCCTCCTCCTCTACAGATAACAGTATAAACCacgggtgggtaataattttggcagggaggccacttcacaaatgCTGGTTGTGGTTGTGAGCTGTCTCtgtccctggaaggggtggggccttaggcAAAAAGGGGTGGTTCCTTTTGGGCCCACatgtccccccaccctctgctagGGACTTTGCCTTCACACCCCAGTTGGGACTGGGGGccgggaagcatgcaaagtcatTTGCTGTTCACAATGGTTGGCACATTGTGCTCCTGGTTGGGGAGTGGGGGGTAAggtgccagctgctttgagcgaATTACTTTGTGagacctgggagcaggggagtggcCAGGTGGCCACAGGCTAGATCAAtccacttggcaggctggattcccATGCCTGGTATAAACTCTCCCCCCCATTAGAAGTGCTTCCACCTAATAAAGGAAGTTCAGTCTCTGTTGTTCTGTATTTGCTCAACTGCTGAGACAGCCAGTGAGgcttcctccccccagctttAGCTCATTGCATATAGGCTGTCCTGCTGCAGAGGGACCACAACTTTGTCTTTTAATACATTTGGCCTATACTTGACCCTGGGTATAGAGACAGGAGTATAGTCCACTCTTGGCTGTCTCCTGAGCTGCCAGGGACCCTTCACATGGTTTCGGATGGGGGCAGCAAATGGGAGTCATGGGGGAAAATctaaaggtttttgtttttgtttctgaatGGTTGATTACTTCAGTCTATGCAACAAATGGAAAATAAGATGGATTTAAGGAGTGTAGGATTGCTTCTTAATCTGCTGTCTGTTTAAGGACTACTTCACCATAAGGGAGATAAAATGAACTTCTCCTCAAGGTTTGGCCAAGGCTCCATCATTGGGGTTCATTTGGACACATGGCATGGAACTCTCACTTTCTTCAAAAACAGGAAATGCATAGGTAAGAGTTGGAACAAGGTGGCCTTCATCCAGCCAACCTCACCCTTCAGAGGAGCAAAGTGATGGGCCAAAACTTCCAGGGAGGGAAGGGTGTATGAATTAGTGAACCTAGAGCCTTTGCACGGAACTTGAGCTAGTTGCTACCTTTTGGAAGTCTGTGCCATCAGATTGTTACTGGGCTTCCTTGATTGGCAAGCTATAGAGAAGATTAAATGCATGAAGCAGGTGTTACTAGAACACCCATTCATTCTTTCAACAGGCCTGACTTCAAAAATCTCCTGCGCTCCATATCTTTATCCATAAATTTGTAGACCCCACatttggtgggggagaggcaacattggaggactttttccttcatcCTCCCACTTTCCTGGTTCTTCTCCTGCAGACTGAGCAACAGAAGTCTGAAGTGCAGACAATGCAATGTTCATTGGCGTTAATTTCCAGCAAACATGATCCCAAAGCACTTCACACCAGTTAGGCTGCTCTGTATGCCAAGAGTCCATTCCCTGTGTTCCGCCCCCAACTCTGAGACTGCAGTGTGTTTACCCTCTGTCCCCTTCTCCGTTCTTTGTCTGTGTCCCTGTTCCTCGTTCCCTGtagtccccacctcccccacttcTTTAACAAACATGATTTCGGTTTCCTTTCCTTACTTTGTTTGACCTCAGCTTATATAGTAAAACTTGAGTTTTGCTTAGCCAAGGGCACCAACAGCCTTCATGGACCCTTGGGCAAGGTGTCGGGGGTAGCTCTGCTCTTGTAACCAGCCTTCTAAATTGCCCAGTGCACggcgccccccccacccaacaTCCCTCaaagctgcccagagcatgcaacGCACTGCTGCAAGTGGCTGCTTATGGGGCCTGGAGCTCCAGACATTGTCGCTGCCGCAGTAGCAGGGAAGGTGGCCAAAACCTTCAAGTcccagggcagttgtcccctttgttCCCCTGTTTGTAGGCCTGTACTTAGCTATACTGTAACCAATCATTTTACTGAAACTTTACTAACCAAGCCTAAAATAATGTAATCTAATTCTCTGACCAATTATATCCTACCACCTTGCCAGATCTACATCCATTAAAATTAAGTCCACAGCAAACAGTTAGTGAACCAGAGACCATACAGATTAGCAATAGAAAACTAGAGACCTTAAAGACAAAACAATAAACGAGGGTTTCACAATCACAATTAAGTGCGTTCTTTCCAGACACAAATactaaattttcttttaaaatcgaGGATCTTTCCTTTATCTGGAGCTGTAAGATTGGATTACCTTAACAACAGTCTAATTTTACTGTATTTCAATGTGACTGGTTTGGAATGTGAAGATGTGACCATACACTTCCCAGTTTatggcttccctgtgctgcttaGCCAAAGAATAAGGCCTTAGACTGTTACACTGAGAGAAGGTCCATACACAGGCAGACTTGTGACTTTGATTATTTTATACCTCTGTAACTAGCTAGATGATGATAAAACATCTACATTCTTATTATAGGTAGGCCTGTATATTTATAGTCTAACAGTTCTGATCACAGGGTATCCTCCGAACTGTCTCTGCAATGTAGGCAATTATCTAATTGTGCCTTGGCTTCTTTGATTGTATTTCCTCTCAGGAGTTGCAGCTACCAAACTGCAGAACAAGAAATTCTACCCCATGGTGTGCTCCACTGCAGCCAAAAGCAGCATGAAAGTGATCCGCTCATGCACCAGCTACACATCCCTCCAGTATCTCTGCTGCTATCGCCTCCGCCAGCTGTTGCCCAACTATGTAGATACACTGGAagcgctgcctctgccccccggACTCAAGCAAGTTCTACACAACAAACTAGGCTGGGTGCTGAGTATGAACTGTAGCACATTGAAGCCTtccacctcctcttcctccttgtcTGGAAGCGACTCTGATAGTTCCTGTGGATCAGATGCAGAGGCGTGCCAaaggaagaggtgcaggaggaCATAAGTTATTTTCAAACAAACTGCCTGGGGGTGTTTCATTTACTATCTGAGGATGATCCAGGCCTGGCACCTCTTAGTGGGGACATCAACTTCTAATCAAGTTTGCAGAGACTTCTACCCTCTTGGAATCTTTAAGCTACAAGCATCAGCCACTTGCCTTGGAAACCTATCCCAACTGTGGAGTGAGTTTGAAATGGGCATCCCAGATAACCTGCAGCAAAATATCCTAGATTCATCTCCTATTCTTCTTTACCAGCTCATTTCTCTGGAGCGCATAGACTTTTCCAGCAGAGATGCACGTTCTCAAGCTGGCTTCCAAGTGTGGGTCTCTTCTAGCAGGCTTTATGATCCAATCAATGACTTGACTTCTATTAAAAGACAAAATCAGTTACCACTCCACCCTCTCCTGTCAGGTGTTGGTTTGACACTTGCAATGAAGGCATTGAGTCACTGGGACGTGATCTAAAACAGCAGTATTAAGAGAGAGGCTCTTAGAATTGCATCTACATGTTTTACTGTTGGCACTGTTATGAACAAGCGGTTACTTGCTAAAGCTGATCTGTAAGTGATCTCATTTGAATCCCATGACTTTAAATTGCTTTGCATGTTGGGTACTGCTGCTTTGCCTGTATAGAAGACTATTAAATGGTAATAAACATACTGTTTACTTTGGCTCATACCTTCAGTGGCAATTAAAGTGTGCCTCTCAAGAATATTACAAGTATCATACGGAGTCTTGGAAGGGCTTTATTAGCGACCAGGCTGAGACCTCATGTTGAGGGGCAGATTATTCCCCAATAGCCTCATGGAGTTCTTGCATCATCTTCTGGCACTGGGCCCcctcagacaggatactggactagatggtctGATACACTATAGCAGGTATGTAGCTAAGTAGTTGCACTTTATGCAATGTGAGAGAGGAGGCATCTGACTTGTTTCCTCCTCTGTTAATCAGATTAATAGCTGAGTTTTTGATTTTGCTAAAAATGGATGAATAATGCAGGGCTCCTATTAAGTCTGATAGCAGGATCCACATAACTGTCACTGCTATGAAACTCAGCACAGCTTTATCAGCAGTTATTTTGCATAATGATTGTGCAAGACTTGCACGCTGACTGTAGCAGGCCAGAAAGTTTCTTCCTCTGCTtggaatcagaaaaaaaatgctcCTTAAAGGGCTGGATCCTTTAGCAGAAAATAATCCACCAGTGGCCTGAAACTACTTTCACTGACCTTTAATAATGGAAAAACCCATTTCCCAGCTTACAAGCGACCCTGATTATAAGGCTTTAAGTGTCACTGAGAAAATGTCTCTTGTAGCTGGCACCTTCTGGATAACTAGAAAGTCAGGATACAAAGTGGTGGGAGCACATAcaataattactcatttaacatgtgcccacttaacacattttcgcaacAACACGATTTtcttttagggaatgtttttcgaataacacgaccgtccctgAAAAACACGAAAATAaccaagtggcggactactttgcgtggcggtataagttggtgaaaacagtggtaatatgcattagtggatgaatacacatggtcacagcaCTCCTCTGCTCACTCATGTTTTTGTCTGTGTTTTAACAAGCCCTGGCGACTTGTGTTGCttgatatctaatgttgacattgacaacccagcaccaataaaaaattgactttgccaccaccacctgaaacacaacccccaccttttccattatttttaattggaAAATTGACCCCAGATAGCACATTTttgcttagcatgaacattttcagaaacacaccTATAGTGTtcagtgaggaattactgtattgaaCATGTTACAGGACATGCCTGGTGCTTTACCATGTGCATCTGTAACAGTAGTAGGTCTACAGTTGTAAGGACTGATTAGAAAAAACATAcacactcctcctcccttttttcctaaTTGTGAGAGCTATGGAGCCTGCTGTTGTACAATCTGACCTCTCAGCAGTATtgaacagtacaggcagtccccgagttacgcggatcc
The nucleotide sequence above comes from Pelodiscus sinensis isolate JC-2024 chromosome 16, ASM4963464v1, whole genome shotgun sequence. Encoded proteins:
- the SPSB3 gene encoding SPRY domain-containing SOCS box protein 3 isoform X2, with translation MARRPRNSRAWHFVLSGIRRDADARAVALASGARGWGYDSDGQHSDSDSEPEFPSLSPSIPSAIPVTGESYCNCENQNETPYCSSLHTIHRVKDCQCGEEDEYFEWVWDDMNKSTATLLTCDNRKVNFHMEYSCGTAAIRGNKELAEGQHFWEIKMTSPVYGTDMMVGIGTSDVNLDKYRHTFCSLLGKDEDSWGLSYTGLLHHKGDKMNFSSRFGQGSIIGVHLDTWHGTLTFFKNRKCIGVAATKLQNKKFYPMVCSTAAKSSMKVIRSCTSYTSLQYLCCYRLRQLLPNYVDTLEALPLPPGLKQVLHNKLGWVLSMNCSTLKPSTSSSSLSGSDSDSSCGSDAEACQRKRCRRT
- the SPSB3 gene encoding SPRY domain-containing SOCS box protein 3 isoform X1; the encoded protein is MELALTMGEVIRNSIKDYLAQNTMARRPRNSRAWHFVLSGIRRDADARAVALASGARGWGYDSDGQHSDSDSEPEFPSLSPSIPSAIPVTGESYCNCENQNETPYCSSLHTIHRVKDCQCGEEDEYFEWVWDDMNKSTATLLTCDNRKVNFHMEYSCGTAAIRGNKELAEGQHFWEIKMTSPVYGTDMMVGIGTSDVNLDKYRHTFCSLLGKDEDSWGLSYTGLLHHKGDKMNFSSRFGQGSIIGVHLDTWHGTLTFFKNRKCIGVAATKLQNKKFYPMVCSTAAKSSMKVIRSCTSYTSLQYLCCYRLRQLLPNYVDTLEALPLPPGLKQVLHNKLGWVLSMNCSTLKPSTSSSSLSGSDSDSSCGSDAEACQRKRCRRT
- the SPSB3 gene encoding SPRY domain-containing SOCS box protein 3 isoform X3, producing MELALTMGEVIRNSIKDYLAQNTMARRPRNSRAWHFVLSGIRRDADARAVALASGARGWGYDSDGQHSDSDSEPEFPSLSPSIPSAIPVTGESYCNCENQNETPYCSSLHTIHRVKDCQCGEEDEYFEWVWDDMNKSTATLLTCDNRKVNFHMEYSCGTAAIRGNKELAEGQHFWEIKMTSPVYGTDMMVGIGTSDVNLDKYRHTFCSLLGKDEDSWGLSYTGVAATKLQNKKFYPMVCSTAAKSSMKVIRSCTSYTSLQYLCCYRLRQLLPNYVDTLEALPLPPGLKQVLHNKLGWVLSMNCSTLKPSTSSSSLSGSDSDSSCGSDAEACQRKRCRRT